A single window of Culicoides brevitarsis isolate CSIRO-B50_1 chromosome 3, AGI_CSIRO_Cbre_v1, whole genome shotgun sequence DNA harbors:
- the LOC134833529 gene encoding peptidylprolyl isomerase domain and WD repeat-containing protein 1, with product MSDEESNPAKRPASEDENDSDEAIGPSITDAAPAKKQKVLEYESLYLSNLPNTDCYEKSYMHRDIVSNIVVTKTDFLITGSVDGHVKFWKKQEEGIEFVKHFRSHLGGVVSLSANSNGTYLCSASNDKSLKIFDVINFDMINMIKLDFVPLTTEWVHSPGDAISTLAVSDQDSNRICIFDAQGTNVPLHVLDKFHNKPVNVMRYNLAFETVVSVDKAGILEYWQSPKHEYRFPKSVSFDSKLDTSLFEFAKNKTIVTGLDFSPDGKRFATISTDRKVRVFSFVTGKLLRVYDESLARYSEQQQTAQALPNMEFGRRMANERDLEKSNSLLMSNIVFDISGHFILYPTMLGVKVVNVETNRCTKILGKGDNIRPLHITLFQGRIKKSKAALTLEHEASDNPGINAGVSDPTLFTTAYKKQRFYLYSRRLPSDLQEVDRDVFNEKPSKEDVISATDGQATQRIYENAVIHTTKGDMHMKLFGKECPKTVENFCVHSKNGYYNGHIFHRVIKGFMIQTGDPTGTGSGGTSIWGEDFQDEFSPNLKHDRPYTVSMANAGPNTNGSQFFITTLPTPWLDNKHTVFGRVHKGMEVVQAISTMKTNPKTDKPYEDIKIISINLS from the exons atGTCTGACGAAGAGTCAAATCCCGCCAAACGCCCTGCTTCCGAGGACGAAAACGACAGCGACGAAGCAATTGGTCCTTCAATAACTGATGCTGCTCCtgctaaaaaacaaaaag TTCTCGAATACGAGAGTCTTTACCTTTCCAACCTCCCGAACACGGATTGCTACGAAAAAAGTTACATGCATCGCGACATCGTCTCCAACATTGTCGTGACAAAGACAGATTTTCTCATTACCGGCTCCGTTGACGGTCACGTCAAGTTCTGGAAAAAGCAGGAAGAGGGAATTGAGTTTGTGAAGCATTTCAGAAGTCATTTGGGAGGTGTCGTCTCGCTTTCTGCCAACTCCAATGGGACTTATTTGTGTTCCGCCAGCAACGATaagagcttaaaaattttcgatgtcATCAATTTCGACATGATCAACATgataaaattggattttgtGCCACTTACGACAGAATGGGTCCATTCTCCGGGCGACGCGATATCAACGTTGGCAGTTTCGGACCAAGATTCGAACcgaatttgtatttttgatgCCCAAGGTACGAATGTGCCGCTTCATGTGCTTGACAAATTCCACAATAAGCCCGTGAATGTCATGCGGTACAATTTGGCGTTCGAAACTGTCGTTTCTGTGGACAAAGCAGGCATTCTCGAGTATTGGCAGAGTCCCAAACACGAATATCGCTTTCCAAAAAGTGTTTCTTTTGACTCGAAATTGGATACGAGTCTCtttgaatttgcaaaaaataaaacgattgTCACGGGATTGGATTTTTCGCCCGACGGGAAGCGTTTTGCGACAATTTCAACCGATCGCAAAGTCAGAGTTTTCTCTTTTGTGACGGGAAAACTCCTCCGTGTTTATGACGAAAGTCTCGCTCGTTACtcggaacaacaacaaacagctCAGGCACTGCCCAACATGGAATTTGGACGTCGCATGGCCAACGAACGCGATTTGGAAAAGTCAAATTCGCTCCTGATGAGTAACATTGTCTTCGATATCAGCGGGCACTTTATCCTTTACCCCACGATGTTGGGCGTGAAAGTTGTGAATGTCGAAACGAATCGTTGCACGAAGATTTTGGGCAAAGGAGACAACATTAGACCACTTCATATCACGTTGTTCCAAGGCAGGATCAAAAAATCGAAGGCTGCGTTGACACTGGAGCACGAGGCGTCGGATAATCCGGGAATTAATGCGGGTGTGAGTGATCCAACGTTGTTTACTACGGCTTATAA gaaacaAAGGTTTTACCTGTACAGTAGGCGGCTTCCGTCAGATTTACAAGAAGTTGATCGAGATGTCTTTAATGAAAAGCCGTCGAAGGAAGACGTTATTTCAGCAACTGATGGTCAAG caacTCAACGAATTTACGAAAATGCCGTCATCCACACAACCAAGGGTGACATGCACATGAAGCTCTTTGGCAAAGAATGTCCCAAAACTGTCGAAAACTTTTGCGTTCACAGCAAAAACGGGTATTACAACGGTCACATTTTCCATCGTGTCATCAAAGGTTTCATGATACAAACGGGAGATCCCACGGGAACTGGTAGCGGCGGCACAAGTATCTGGGGCGAAGATTTCCAGGACGAATTTTCGCCAAATTTGAAGCATGATCGTCCTTACACAGTCAGTATGGCAAATGCTGGTCCCAATACGAACGGAAGTCAGTTCTTTATAACAACGTTGCCAAct cctTGGTTAGATAATAAGCACACAGTTTTCGGACGAGTTCACAAAGGAATGGAAGTCGTACAAGCCATCAGCACGATGAAAACAAACCCAAAAACGGACAAACCGTATGAagatatcaaaattatttcaattaatctgTCGTAA
- the LOC134834241 gene encoding protein dalmatian — protein MKTRKKEIDVKKLLGVSSRSKNIPNKAKELSSRKKTNTSSSSNDVSDKENSSSRPLKPTTTTTSRDANRILSPLKANVSSLAKKTTERNLSKAILSPLSVQRAIPEATSTPNIVRRSLFPVDVAPVGQQSVQEDADPIVLSDSDCTDTEIDGENVSAENKENTGQNDKPKRRRRRKLIEMEPAMEILTSKRQIRPTLKAINSPSIREFHAKPRFANENDENRAETAPNPSVPATNAQKLKPSEQKSTSKDKNEPKIASPVEKSSKTPTESDKNRSVPAKIGTKDKNSTSKGKKQTEISSLPKSPVQETHERTTKRLVKPTLKALNSPSMRNYVTKPRTSKIDEQISNKNDEKSSTSAIKSSKKRGRPRKILEADQNQPEISSLPEQLPEIPSENIPSPTKRGRKPKPQVTKPANNDTESMPAPLNPVKRTRKVGKRVVRLYSEPKPVPKVTEAVPKYRLELEKEREIREGSGFGDDDIYNFHPSQESIEAPEENDSYIKDLIKKLKKRRKPGPKRGKITKKIAKEDEKEAPSEQKTKVESVMDRIRQKISEKTPSRTNLRPEIHATPHEKTVSFALPDVSVSENVPSAKKTPASHVTVRDKTIGISPISRDSSMLPLPMSSPMLNRSPNINPKRSSMLLPPSMASPSPRIIRNPVPGTSTGGWTPSGSNAIRSSNHSTPNQRLSRSIVESSVNKSINSPQSPWRVNDEARIPRTKYFSLSKDMLPTYSSDVIVRDTIPFVPEDGATNDSLNNSNAENVAPPEKRTPATKSHPAKRVPLGAIDVTDLYPAAMPEKHKPVTQSPLVRHSLTPRQLEKPPEQKRKTQIQIISDVPVTGPQYQLQGNRLIRPEMPDIDEDSNDSCCSANSNVSECFGFDVSTPPDEDLEVIPAVSDKDLKEKLKKLKEVFPLEKSVSQDVDMPVLFKSPMKQTNTLKTMLEAKTPKQRKEESPKAAVRVVDSSSDSEVEEASKKMEEEKTETENDAINIKLFDDPEPLRVKQVPVATRRSYAGRQKRRRKHYSDYETSDESELDDEDDDSDKHKHKRRKREKPDVEKTQEFQQFVSEFNSMCDEVEKYELVVEPIE, from the exons ATGAAGACCCGCAAAAAGGAAATTGACGTGAAAAAGTTGCTTGGAGTGAGTAGTCGGAGCAAAAATATCCCCAATAAAGCAAAAGAATTGTCAAGTCGCAAAAAGACAAATACATCAAGTTCTTCAAATGATGTCAGTGACAAGGAAAATTCCTCTTCGCGACCTTTaaaaccaacaacaacaactacttcAAGGGATGCCAACCGGATTTTGAGTCCTCTGAAAGCTAATGTTTCATCTTTAGCGAAGAAAACTACTGAAAGAAATCTTTCGAAAGCCATTTTGAGTCCGTTATCCGTACAAAGAGCCATTCCAGAAGCAACAAGTACGCCGAACATCGTAAGACGATCGCTTTTTCCGGTTGATGTTGCTCCAGTTGGACAACAATCAGTTCAAGAAGATGCTGATCCCATCGTTTTGAGTGATAGTGACTGCACGGATACCGAAATTGACGGCGAAAATGTTTCAG ctgaaaataaggaaaatacGGGACAAAATGATAAACCAAAGCGTCGAAGGAGGCGAAAATTGATCGAAATGGAGCCAGCAATGGAAATTTTAACGAGCAAAAGACAAATTCGACCAACTCTAAAGGCAATAAACAGTCCCAGTATACGAGAATTCCACGCAAAACCCAGATTTGCGAATGAAAACGATGAAAATCGAGCAGAAACTGCTCCAAATCCATCTGTTCCTGCAAcaaatgctcaaaaattgaaaccatCTGAGCAAAAATCGActtctaaagacaaaaatgaGCCAAAAATCGCATCTCCAgttgaaaaatcttcaaaaactcCAAcagaaagtgataaaaatcgaTCTGTTCCTGCAAAAATAGgcacaaaagacaaaaattcaacgtCGAAAGGTAAAAAACAGACAGAAATCTCATCTCTTCCGAAAAGTCCTGTTCAAGAAACGCAtgaaagaacaacaaaaagacTCGTTAAGCCAACTTTGAAAGCATTAAACAGCCCAAGCATGCGAAATTATGTCACAAAACCAagaacttcaaaaattgatgagcaaatttcgaacaaaaatgatgaaaaatcatcaacttccgctataaaatcatcaaaaaaacgaGGTCGACCACGAAAAATTCTCGAAGCCGATCAAAATCAACCAGAAATCTCATCGCTTCCCGAACAACTACCTGAAATCCCATCAGAAAACATCCCGTCACCCACTAAAAGAGGTCGAAAACCGAAACCACAAGTCACTAAACCAGCAAATAATGACACGGAAAGTATGCCAGCTCCCCTAAATCCCGTGAAAAGAACTCGCAAAGTCGGAAAACGCGTCGTTCGTTTGTACAGCGAGCCAAAACCCGTGCCAAAAGTCACAGAAGCTGTTCCAAAATACCGTCTGGAACTGGAAAAAGAGCGAGAAATACGCGAAGGATCTGGTTTTGGCGACGACGACATTTACAATTTCCATCCGTCGCAGGAATCTATCGAGGCGCCCGAAGAAAATGACTCTTACATCAaagatttgatcaaaaaattaaagaaacgcAGGAAACCTGGACCAAAAAGGGGTAAAATTACGAAGAAAATTGCAAAGGAAGATGAAAAAGAAGCTCCAagtgaacaaaaaacaaaagtagaAAGTGTCATGGACCGAATAAGACAGAAAATTTCCGAGAAAACTCCTTCAAGGACGAATCTCAGACCGGAAATTCACGCAACGCCTCACGAAAAGACCGTTTCTTTTGCTCTTCCTGACGTTTCTGTGTCAGAAAATGTTCCTTCAGCCAAGAAAACGCCCGCAAGTCACGTCACGGTGCGAGATAAAACGATCGGCATCTCCCCAATTAGTCGCGATAGTTCAATGTTACCTTTGCCGATGTCGTCTCCGATGCTAAACCGCAGTCCGAACATCAATCCGAAGCGAAGTAGCATGTTACTGCCTCCATCGATGGCCTCTCCAAGTCCGCGAATCATTCGAAATCCCGTTCCCGGGACAAGTACAGGCGGTTGGACCCCCAGCGGAAGCAATGCGATCCGTTCCAGTAACCATTCGACGCCAAATCAACGCCTAAGTCGCTCCATCGTCGAGTCAAGTGTCAATAAATCGATCAATAGCCCACAAAGTCCATGGCGGGTAAATGACGAAGCTCGAATTCCCCGTACTAAATACTTTTCCCTATCGAAAGACATGCTTCCAACGTATTCCAGTGACGTCATTGTTCGTGATACGATCCCCTTTGTACCGGAAGATGGCGCCACAAACGATTCCCTGAACAATTCCAACGCAGAAAATGTCGCGCCGCCCGAAAAACGAACTCCAGCGACGAAAAGTCATCCAGCAAAGCGAGTTCCCTTGGGAGCAATCGACGTTACTGACCTCTATCCAGCTGCAATGCCCGAAAAACACAAACCCGTGACACAATCGCCGCTCGTTCGACACTCTTTGACACCGAGACAACTCGAAAAACCTCCCGAACAGAAACGAAAAACGCAAATTCAGATAATTTCGGATGTTCCTGTTACGGGACCACAGTATCAATTACAGGGAAATCGATTAATTCGTCCCGAAATGCCTGATATTGACGAAGATTCGAACGATAGTTGTTGCTCGGCGAACAGCAATGTGAGCGAATGTTTCGGTTTTGATGTTTCGACGCCGCCAGACGAAGATTTGGAAGTCATTCCAGCAGTTTCGGACAAAgatctgaaagaaaaattgaaaaaattgaaggaagtTTTTCCGTTGGAGAAATCTGTGAGTCAGGATGTCGATATGCCGGTGTTGTTCAAGTCGCCGATGAAACAGACAAATACGTTAAAGACGATGTTAGAAGCGAAAACGCCGAAACAGCGAAAAGAGGAGTCGCCCAAGGCAGCTGTGAGGGTAGTTGATAGTAGTTCAGATAGTGAAGTTGAAGAAGCGTCGAAGAAAATGGAGGAAGAAAAAACTGAAACGGAAAATGATGCAATTAACATCAAGCTTTTTGATGATCCGGAGCCGTTGAGGGTGAAACAAGTACCAgtg GCTACACGTCGCAGTTACGCTGGCAGACAAAAGCGTAGGCGCAAACATTACTCCGACTACGAAACATCGGACGAAAGTGAATTAGATGACGAGGATGATGACTCTGACAAGCACAAACACAAGCGACGAAAACGCGAAAAGCCCGATGTCGAGAAAACGCAAGAATTTCAGCAGTTTGTTAGCGAATTCAACAGCATGTGTGACGAAGTTGAAAAATACGAATTGGTTGTGGAAccaattgagtaa